In the Telopea speciosissima isolate NSW1024214 ecotype Mountain lineage chromosome 2, Tspe_v1, whole genome shotgun sequence genome, one interval contains:
- the LOC122651852 gene encoding auxin transporter-like protein 2, with amino-acid sequence MHAMWKPQKFKYIYLLATLYVFTLTLPSAASVYWAFGDQLLNHSNAFSLLPKNGFRDAAVILMLIHQFITFGFACTPLYFVWEKVIGMHDTKSICLRALARLPVVIPIWFLAIIFPFFGPINSAVGALLVSFTVYIIPSLAHMLTYRKASARQNAAEKPPFFLPSWTAMFVINSFIVVWILVVGFGFGGWASMTNFIRQVDTFGLFAKCYQCKAPPSAAPAPKHQ; translated from the exons ATGCATGCGATGTGGAAACCACAGAAATTCAAGTACATATACTTGCTGGCAACACTGTACGTGTTCACGTTAACGCTTCCGTCGGCAGCTTCTGTGTACTGGGCTTTCGGTGACCAGCTTCTCAACCACTCCAAcgccttctcccttcttcccaaGAACGGCTTTCGTGATGCCGCCGTTATCTTGATGCTCATTCACCAG TTTATAACATTTGGGTTCGCATGTACGCCTTTGTATTTTGTGTGGGAGAAGGTGATAGGAATGCATGACACCAAGAGTATATGCTTGAGAGCGCTGGCGAGGTTGCCTGTGGTGATACCGATTTGGTTTCTGGCCATAATCTTTCCATTCTTTGGGCCTATCAACTCCGCCGTTGGTGCTCTCTTGGTTAGCTTCACCGTCTACATTATCCCTTCTCTTGCTCATATGCTCACCTACCGGAAAGCCTCTGCTAGACAG AATGCTGCGGAGAAGCCTCCTTTCTTCCTACCAAGTTGGACCGCAATGTTTGTGATCAATTCGTTTATTGTCGTGTGGATACTTGTGGTCGGGTTTGGGTTCGGTGGTTGGGCCAGTATGACCAATTTCATCAGGCAAGTTGACACGTTCGGCCTCTTTGCCAAGTGTTATCAGTGTAAGGCGCCTCCTTCAGCTGCTCCTGCTCCCAAACATCAGTAG
- the LOC122651851 gene encoding auxin transporter-like protein 2, producing MKQAEEAIVTNYSETTEPDGKEEAEPEVNSKFSMKSILWHGGSVYDAWFSCASNQVAQVLLTLPYSFSQLGMLSGILFQLFYGIMGSWTAYLISVLYIEYRCRKEKENVSFKNHVIQWFEVLDGLLGPYWKAVGLAFNCTFLLFGSVIQLIACASNIYYINDRLDKRTWTYIFGACCATTVFIPSFHNYRIWSFLGLGMTTYTAWYMTIAALVHGQVDGVQHTAPTKLVLYFTGATNILYTFGGHAVTVEIMHAMWKPQKFKYIYLLATLYVFTLTLPSAASVYWAFGDQLLNHSNAFSLLPKNGFRDAAVILMLIHQFITFGFACTPLYFVWEKVIGMHDTKSICLRALARLPVVIPIWFLAIIFPFFGPINSAVGALLVSFTVYIIPSLAHMLTYRKASARQNAAEKPPFFLPSWTAMFVINSFIVVWILVVGFGFGGWASMTNFIRQVDTFGLFAKCYQCKAPPSAAPAPKHQ from the exons ATGAAGCAAGCCGAAGAAGCCATCGTGACCAACTACAGTGAGACAACGGAGCCTGATGGGAAGGAAGAAGCAGAGCCAGAAGTTAATTCCAAGTTCAGTATGAAGAGCATTCTCTGGCATGGTGGCTCTGTTTATGATGCCTGGTTCAGCTGTGCTTCAAATCAA GTAGCCCAGGTTCTGCTAACGCTACCCTACTCGTTCTCCCAACTGGGTATGCTTTCTGGTATCTTATTTCAGCTCTTCTATGGCATCATGGGTAGCTGGACTGCATACCTTATAAGCGTTCTATACATCGAGTACCGATGccggaaggagaaggaaaacgTGAGCTTCAAGAACCATGTCATTCAG TGGTTCGAAGTACTGGATGGATTGTTGGGTCCGTACTGGAAAGCTGTCGGATTGGCTTTTAACTGTACATTTCTCCTCTTTGGGTCCGTTATACAGCTCATTGCTTGTGCAAG TAATATATATTACATAAACGATCGATTAGACAAAAGGACATGGACTTATATCTTTGGAGCTTGCTGTGCAACGACGGTGTTCATACCTTCCTTTCACAACTACCGTATTTGGTCTTTTCTTGGACTTGGAATGACCACTTACACTGCCTGGTACATGACCATCGCTGCTCTAGTTCACGGCCAAGTTGACGGAGTTCAACACACAGCGCCGACGAAACTGGTTCTGTATTTCACCGGCGCTACCAATATCCTCTACACTTTCGGTGGACACGCTGTTACTGT GGAAATAATGCATGCGATGTGGAAACCACAGAAATTCAAGTACATATACTTGCTGGCAACACTGTACGTGTTCACGTTAACGCTTCCGTCGGCAGCTTCTGTGTACTGGGCTTTCGGTGACCAGCTTCTCAACCACTCCAAcgccttctcccttcttcccaaGAACGGCTTTCGTGATGCCGCCGTTATCTTGATGCTCATTCACCAG TTTATAACATTTGGGTTCGCATGTACGCCTTTGTATTTTGTGTGGGAGAAGGTGATAGGAATGCATGACACCAAGAGTATATGCTTGAGAGCGCTGGCGAGGTTGCCTGTGGTGATACCGATTTGGTTTCTGGCCATAATCTTTCCATTCTTTGGGCCTATCAACTCCGCCGTTGGTGCTCTCTTGGTTAGCTTCACCGTCTACATTATCCCTTCTCTTGCTCATATGCTCACCTACCGGAAAGCCTCTGCTAGACAG AATGCTGCGGAGAAGCCTCCTTTCTTCCTACCAAGTTGGACCGCAATGTTTGTGATCAATTCGTTTATTGTCGTGTGGATACTTGTGGTCGGGTTTGGGTTCGGTGGTTGGGCCAGTATGACCAATTTCATCAGGCAAGTTGACACGTTCGGCCTCTTTGCCAAGTGTTATCAGTGTAAGGCGCCTCCTTCAGCTGCTCCTGCTCCCAAACATCAGTAG